Proteins from one Planifilum fulgidum genomic window:
- a CDS encoding ABC transporter permease yields the protein MLRIVLRFLFEKILKLLLLLFAVCTLSFWMVELSPIDPIRAYVGADMMVVSPEQRDAIARHWGLDQPPAERYRQWLSAILQGDLGTSMIYRRPVAEVISERFLNSLPLLFSAWLLSGLIGFAAGVIAAVKRDTWIDRLIKGYCYTLVSTPSFWVGILLMMIFSVWLGWLPVGLSVPIGVPAEEVTWSDRLRHMILPALTLGLVGISAVALHTRQKMIDVLGSEYVLFARARGEKGFVLLWRHGLRNAALPAITLQFASLNELFGGAVLAEQVFSYPGLGRVTIEAGLRGDVPLLLGIVLFSTLFVFVGNTAADLLYRLLDPRMREGDAP from the coding sequence TTGCTGCGGATCGTCCTCCGGTTCCTGTTTGAAAAAATCTTGAAACTCCTTCTCCTGCTGTTTGCCGTCTGCACCCTTTCCTTCTGGATGGTCGAGCTTTCCCCGATCGACCCGATCCGGGCGTACGTGGGCGCGGACATGATGGTGGTCAGCCCGGAACAACGGGATGCGATCGCCCGGCACTGGGGCCTTGACCAACCTCCCGCCGAACGCTACCGGCAGTGGCTTTCGGCCATCCTCCAAGGGGATTTGGGAACGTCCATGATTTATCGGCGACCGGTGGCGGAGGTGATTTCCGAGCGCTTTCTGAACTCGCTGCCGCTTCTGTTCAGCGCCTGGCTGCTCTCCGGCCTGATCGGATTTGCCGCCGGCGTCATCGCCGCCGTAAAGAGGGATACGTGGATCGACCGCCTGATCAAAGGGTATTGTTATACGCTGGTGTCGACCCCCTCCTTCTGGGTGGGAATCCTGCTCATGATGATTTTCTCCGTGTGGCTGGGCTGGCTGCCCGTGGGATTAAGCGTTCCCATCGGCGTGCCCGCGGAGGAGGTGACCTGGTCCGATCGCCTCCGCCACATGATTTTGCCCGCCCTCACCCTGGGCCTGGTCGGCATCTCCGCCGTCGCCCTGCACACCCGGCAGAAAATGATCGACGTGCTCGGCAGCGAATATGTCCTGTTTGCCCGGGCCCGGGGCGAAAAGGGATTTGTCCTGCTTTGGCGGCATGGACTTCGCAACGCGGCCCTGCCGGCGATCACCCTGCAATTTGCCTCCTTGAATGAATTGTTCGGAGGAGCCGTCCTCGCCGAGCAGGTGTTTTCATACCCGGGACTCGGCCGTGTGACCATCGAAGCGGGATTGCGGGGAGACGTGCCCCTGCTGCTCGGGATTGTGCTCTTCAGCACCCTGTTTGTCTTCGTCGGAAACACGGCGGCCGATCTCCTCTACCGCCTCCTCGATCCGAGAATGAGGGAAGGGGATGCTCCATGA